One stretch of Candidatus Binatia bacterium DNA includes these proteins:
- the nadK gene encoding NAD kinase — protein sequence MQFIGIVAKRGQPRAVQVAQELAAWLAQRKMSVIVEDALASAAPGAVPASREALVQEVDLVVVLGGDGSILSVARLLREREVPILGVNLGGLGFLTATSVDELFPFLDRILRGELLVDRRMMLIARWYRNGEVQAERLALNDAVINKGVLARMIDLRTLVDEQELCVYKADGLIVTTPTGSTAYSLSAGGPIVHPAVEVLVLSPICPHTLTNRPIVLPDRAVVRVAVETPGEDVVLTIDGQEAFSLQVGDSVEIRKARIRAPLVQSPERSYFDVLRNKLRWGER from the coding sequence ATGCAATTCATCGGAATCGTCGCCAAACGGGGCCAGCCTCGTGCCGTGCAAGTGGCACAAGAGCTGGCCGCGTGGCTTGCGCAGCGGAAGATGAGCGTAATTGTGGAAGACGCCCTCGCGAGCGCGGCCCCCGGTGCTGTGCCGGCATCACGCGAAGCCTTGGTCCAAGAAGTGGATCTCGTCGTCGTCCTCGGCGGTGACGGCTCGATTCTGAGTGTGGCCCGCCTGCTGCGCGAACGCGAGGTGCCGATTTTGGGCGTCAACCTCGGGGGATTGGGTTTTCTCACCGCTACGTCGGTGGACGAACTGTTTCCCTTCCTCGACCGCATCTTGCGCGGCGAGCTTCTGGTGGACCGTCGTATGATGCTGATCGCCCGCTGGTACCGCAACGGCGAGGTTCAGGCAGAACGGCTAGCTTTGAACGATGCGGTCATTAACAAAGGTGTACTGGCCCGGATGATTGACTTGCGCACGCTCGTGGATGAGCAAGAGCTGTGTGTGTACAAGGCCGATGGGCTCATTGTGACCACACCGACCGGATCCACGGCGTACTCTCTTTCCGCAGGCGGTCCGATCGTTCATCCGGCAGTGGAGGTGCTCGTGCTGTCCCCGATTTGTCCCCACACCCTCACCAACCGGCCGATCGTGTTGCCCGATCGGGCGGTCGTGCGGGTCGCGGTGGAAACCCCCGGGGAGGACGTCGTGCTGACGATCGACGGCCAGGAAGCGTTTTCGCTCCAAGTCGGCGACTCCGTCGAAATCCGCAAGGCGCGCATTCGTGCCCCGCTCGTGCAGTCTCCCGAACGCAGCTATTTTGACGTCCTGCGCAACAAATTGCGCTGGGGCGAACGCTGA
- a CDS encoding 2-deoxy-D-gluconate 3-dehydrogenase, whose protein sequence is MPRSWFDLEGRVALVTGASRGLGRTMALALARAGADLVLAARTKTALQEVAQEIRELGRKALAVTTDVTDEEAVRELVRESIGAFGRIDILVNNAGIGERRSVVEMDVGEWDRTMAVNVRAPMLCCKHVGPVMIEQRKGKIINVASVLATRVARSMALYCASKAALVQFTRALALEWVRYNIQVNALCPGYFLTDMNRDFFATERGQQFIRELPMKRLGEAHELEGAVVFLASDATSYITGTCLYVDGGHSLL, encoded by the coding sequence ATGCCGCGTTCGTGGTTCGACCTCGAAGGGCGAGTTGCGCTGGTAACGGGAGCGAGTCGCGGGCTCGGGCGGACTATGGCCTTGGCCCTTGCCCGCGCTGGAGCCGACCTCGTTTTGGCGGCCCGGACGAAAACCGCTCTCCAAGAGGTTGCGCAGGAGATTCGGGAGTTGGGGCGAAAAGCGCTCGCGGTGACGACAGACGTCACCGACGAAGAAGCGGTGCGCGAGCTCGTACGGGAAAGCATCGGGGCGTTTGGACGGATAGACATCCTCGTGAACAACGCGGGAATCGGCGAACGCCGCTCGGTCGTCGAAATGGATGTGGGCGAGTGGGATCGCACGATGGCGGTGAATGTTCGAGCGCCGATGCTGTGTTGCAAACACGTGGGACCCGTGATGATCGAGCAGCGCAAGGGCAAGATCATCAACGTCGCTTCGGTGCTGGCCACACGGGTGGCGCGCTCTATGGCGCTGTACTGCGCGAGCAAAGCGGCGCTGGTGCAATTTACCCGTGCCTTGGCCTTGGAATGGGTGCGCTACAACATCCAGGTCAATGCCCTCTGCCCGGGGTACTTTCTCACCGACATGAACCGCGACTTCTTTGCGACCGAGCGCGGGCAGCAGTTCATTCGAGAGCTGCCGATGAAGCGCTTGGGCGAGGCGCACGAACTCGAAGGGGCGGTCGTGTTTCTCGCATCGGATGCAACCAGTTACATCACGGGCACCTGTCTCTACGTGGACGGCGGTCACAGTCTGCTCTGA
- the leuB gene encoding 3-isopropylmalate dehydrogenase has translation MRILILPGDGIGPEVTAQAQRALERCAELFGFALEFETAIIGGAAIDRFGEPLPEAALEAARQCDAVLLGAVGGPKWDDPQAPVRPEQALLGLRKELGLYANLRPVKPFPELLEASPLKAEVIRGVDLVVVRELTGGIYFGRPSERRTGSHGREALDTMIYTEQEIARLMRTAFSLARQRRGRLASVDKANVLSSSRLWREVAHEVRREFPDVAYEDVLVDAMAMHLLRRPRDFDVIATENLFGDILTDEASMLAGSMGLLPSASLGEARNSLGLPRGLYEPIHGSAPDIAGQDKANPLAAILSAAMLLRHSLGQEAAARAVERAVGTVVARGLRTADLTQPGCSVVGCAAMGAAVVEAIAARHPQT, from the coding sequence GTGCGGATACTGATTTTGCCTGGGGATGGGATTGGCCCGGAGGTCACTGCTCAGGCGCAACGCGCCTTGGAACGATGTGCCGAGCTGTTCGGCTTTGCCTTGGAGTTCGAAACCGCCATCATCGGCGGCGCCGCGATCGACCGCTTCGGCGAGCCTTTGCCAGAGGCCGCTCTGGAGGCGGCCCGCCAGTGCGATGCTGTGCTGTTGGGCGCCGTGGGCGGGCCGAAGTGGGACGATCCGCAAGCTCCTGTTCGCCCGGAACAAGCCTTGCTGGGCTTGCGCAAGGAACTGGGATTGTATGCGAACTTGCGGCCCGTCAAACCGTTCCCCGAGTTGCTCGAGGCCTCGCCTCTCAAAGCCGAGGTGATTCGAGGAGTGGACTTGGTGGTCGTACGCGAACTCACCGGAGGCATTTACTTTGGCCGGCCCAGCGAGCGTCGCACCGGGTCGCACGGGCGCGAAGCTCTGGACACGATGATTTACACGGAGCAGGAAATTGCGCGCCTCATGCGCACTGCATTCAGTTTGGCCCGCCAGCGCCGCGGTCGCTTGGCCTCGGTGGACAAAGCCAATGTGCTGTCGTCTTCCCGCTTGTGGCGCGAGGTCGCCCACGAAGTGCGACGGGAATTCCCCGACGTCGCTTACGAGGACGTGTTGGTGGATGCCATGGCCATGCACCTCTTGCGCCGCCCCCGCGACTTCGACGTCATCGCCACCGAGAATTTGTTTGGCGATATTCTCACCGACGAAGCCTCGATGCTTGCCGGCTCTATGGGGCTGCTTCCTTCCGCATCGCTCGGCGAGGCGAGGAACTCGCTGGGCTTGCCCCGCGGCCTTTACGAACCGATCCACGGCAGTGCGCCCGACATTGCCGGGCAAGACAAGGCCAATCCGCTGGCGGCGATTCTCTCAGCGGCCATGTTGCTACGCCATTCGCTGGGGCAAGAGGCCGCAGCCCGCGCGGTAGAACGAGCGGTGGGCACAGTCGTCGCGCGCGGACTACGGACGGCTGACCTCACGCAGCCCGGTTGCTCAGTGGTGGGCTGCGCCGCAATGGGCGCAGCCGTGGTCGAGGCGATCGCAGCGCGCCACCCGCAAACATGA
- the leuA gene encoding 2-isopropylmalate synthase has translation MMQQDPNVVRIFDTTLRDGEQSPGASMNVEEKVLVARQLERLGVDVIEAGFAASSPGDFEAVAKVAETVSRPVVLSLARTREHDIVQAIRAVEKARHPGIHVFIATSDLHLERKLMMSRQEVLDAACWAVEYCRKYLDYVEFSAEDASRSDWDYLVQVFSEVIRCGASVVNVPDTTGYAVPEEFGALFRYLIEHTPGSDRVVWSAHCHNDLGMAVANSLAAVRNGARQVECTVNGIGERAGNTSLEEVVMAIHTRNDFFQVRTNIVTEQIYQTSRLLSQITGLVVPVNKPIVGDNAFAHEAGIHQDGVLKDKLTYEIMRPESIGLPSNKLVLGKHSGRHAFAERLKELGVDIYGVDMNKAFAKFKELADRKKFVYDEDILAIVTEEAVRGPDYLELLELDVAAATHAVPRAQVRLRVDGTVKQGAAEGDGMVDACFKAIADVVGVQPRLERYAVKAITGGTDAMGEVSCLISVDGVTATGQGAHTDIVHASALAYVNALNKIQNRRTRYRQISGEEP, from the coding sequence ATGATGCAGCAGGATCCGAACGTTGTCAGGATCTTCGACACCACGTTGCGCGACGGCGAGCAATCGCCGGGCGCCAGCATGAATGTGGAAGAAAAAGTGCTGGTGGCACGCCAACTCGAACGGTTGGGCGTGGATGTCATCGAAGCCGGGTTTGCGGCTTCCTCGCCAGGGGATTTCGAGGCAGTGGCGAAAGTAGCGGAGACGGTTTCTCGGCCGGTGGTCCTGAGCCTAGCGCGCACGCGCGAGCACGATATCGTGCAGGCCATTCGGGCAGTGGAAAAGGCACGTCACCCGGGGATCCACGTGTTCATCGCGACGTCGGACTTGCACCTCGAACGCAAGCTCATGATGAGCCGCCAAGAGGTGCTGGACGCAGCCTGCTGGGCCGTGGAGTACTGCCGGAAATATCTGGATTACGTAGAGTTCTCGGCCGAAGATGCGTCACGGTCGGATTGGGATTACCTGGTGCAAGTCTTCAGCGAGGTGATCCGCTGCGGGGCCTCCGTAGTCAATGTGCCGGATACCACCGGCTATGCGGTGCCGGAAGAATTCGGTGCGTTGTTTCGGTACCTCATCGAGCATACGCCGGGTAGCGACCGTGTCGTCTGGAGCGCTCACTGTCACAACGATCTCGGCATGGCCGTGGCCAATTCTTTGGCCGCGGTGCGCAACGGCGCTCGTCAGGTGGAGTGCACAGTGAACGGGATCGGGGAGCGTGCGGGCAATACCTCGCTCGAAGAAGTGGTCATGGCGATCCACACCCGCAATGACTTCTTCCAGGTGCGCACAAATATCGTCACCGAGCAAATCTACCAGACGAGCCGCTTGCTCTCGCAGATCACCGGGCTGGTCGTTCCGGTGAACAAACCCATCGTGGGAGACAACGCATTTGCACACGAGGCCGGCATCCATCAGGACGGGGTTTTGAAGGACAAGCTGACGTACGAGATCATGCGCCCCGAATCCATTGGCCTGCCCAGCAACAAACTCGTGCTGGGCAAACATTCCGGTCGCCATGCCTTTGCGGAGCGGCTGAAGGAGCTTGGGGTAGACATTTACGGCGTGGACATGAACAAAGCGTTCGCCAAGTTCAAAGAGTTGGCGGACCGCAAGAAGTTCGTGTACGACGAGGACATCCTCGCCATCGTCACCGAAGAAGCGGTGCGCGGGCCGGACTATTTGGAACTCCTCGAACTGGATGTCGCTGCGGCCACGCATGCCGTGCCCCGAGCACAGGTGCGCTTGCGGGTGGATGGAACGGTCAAGCAAGGCGCTGCTGAAGGGGACGGCATGGTGGACGCGTGCTTCAAGGCCATTGCGGACGTGGTTGGAGTGCAACCTCGACTCGAACGGTACGCGGTGAAGGCAATTACCGGTGGCACGGATGCCATGGGTGAAGTTTCCTGCCTGATCAGTGTGGACGGGGTCACGGCCACGGGCCAGGGAGCACACACGGACATTGTCCACGCCAGCGCACTCGCCTATGTGAACGCGCTCAACAAAATTCAAAATCGCCGCACGCGCTATCGCCAGATCTCCGGCGAGGAACCGTGA
- a CDS encoding protein archease — MPFRWLEDAPISDAGFEAWGPTLDECFHAAADALLALMVANPEAVEPREQRRFEVEHQELDLLLVRFLEEILYYKDAEQLLLHVVACSVAGETQPLRATAQLAGEKIDRERHQLSADVKAVTLHRLSVQQREGQWVATVVVDL; from the coding sequence GTGCCCTTCCGCTGGTTGGAAGACGCTCCCATCTCGGACGCCGGGTTCGAGGCTTGGGGACCTACACTCGACGAGTGTTTCCACGCGGCTGCGGACGCATTGCTGGCACTGATGGTTGCCAACCCCGAAGCCGTAGAACCCCGCGAGCAGCGGCGCTTCGAGGTCGAGCACCAAGAACTCGATTTGTTGCTGGTCCGCTTTCTCGAAGAAATCCTGTACTACAAAGACGCGGAGCAACTCCTCTTGCACGTTGTCGCATGTTCGGTAGCAGGCGAAACGCAGCCCTTGCGGGCCACGGCGCAACTTGCCGGCGAGAAAATTGATCGCGAGCGCCACCAACTGAGTGCCGACGTGAAAGCGGTCACCTTGCACCGCCTCTCGGTGCAGCAACGCGAAGGGCAGTGGGTCGCTACGGTCGTCGTGGATCTTTGA
- the asd-2 gene encoding aspartate-semialdehyde dehydrogenase produces the protein MKKSAWNVAVIGATGTVGREIVAVLAQRGFPFQRLRLFASSASAGQEVDEADVRVEELRSETDLAGLDLVFLACPQDVARSWRERAVAAGTFVIDLSAAGGERQDDILVVPEVNAGDLAKARERRAVASPDPAAIALSVVVHPLRQCASLRGILATVLDPLSLAGRRGVDLLEHEVHALLSGAEPDEPELFPQRVAFNVMPLAGGGRAPLRCAAPEDIVAAQVRAVLAAPTLPIGVTRVSVPVFYGMAVVAEVLLETPVEASRIEEQLRTAPGILLASATAAAFESLLPLPTPATLVGSDATHVACVHVRQEVPSVRLWIALDNTRKGSALNAVQIAELLARDYLA, from the coding sequence ATGAAAAAATCCGCTTGGAACGTTGCGGTAATTGGGGCCACAGGCACGGTGGGCCGGGAAATTGTCGCCGTGCTGGCTCAGCGCGGGTTTCCGTTCCAGCGCTTGCGTTTGTTTGCCAGCAGCGCCTCCGCGGGTCAGGAAGTGGACGAAGCCGACGTTCGGGTCGAAGAGCTACGCTCCGAGACCGATCTCGCGGGTCTGGATTTGGTGTTTTTGGCCTGCCCGCAGGACGTCGCACGCTCGTGGAGGGAACGGGCGGTGGCTGCAGGCACATTCGTGATCGACTTGAGCGCGGCTGGCGGCGAGCGGCAAGACGATATTCTCGTTGTTCCTGAAGTCAACGCCGGTGACTTGGCTAAGGCACGCGAGCGGCGCGCCGTGGCCAGCCCTGACCCTGCGGCCATCGCGCTGAGTGTCGTAGTGCATCCGCTACGGCAGTGTGCCTCCTTGAGAGGGATATTGGCCACCGTGTTGGACCCCCTATCCCTCGCAGGCCGGCGCGGCGTCGACCTTTTGGAGCACGAAGTGCATGCGTTGTTGAGTGGTGCCGAGCCAGATGAACCGGAGTTGTTTCCGCAGCGCGTGGCGTTCAACGTGATGCCGCTGGCCGGCGGGGGTCGAGCCCCTTTGCGATGCGCAGCACCGGAAGACATCGTCGCCGCACAGGTACGAGCCGTTTTAGCGGCTCCGACACTGCCGATCGGCGTCACGCGCGTGTCGGTGCCGGTGTTTTACGGGATGGCCGTCGTCGCCGAAGTGCTGCTGGAAACGCCTGTCGAAGCCAGTCGCATCGAGGAACAACTGCGTACTGCACCGGGGATTTTGTTGGCGAGCGCCACTGCCGCGGCTTTCGAGTCGCTTTTGCCCCTGCCGACTCCAGCGACGTTGGTCGGTAGCGATGCGACCCACGTGGCTTGCGTCCACGTGCGGCAGGAAGTTCCGTCCGTACGCTTGTGGATTGCGCTCGACAACACTCGTAAGGGATCGGCTTTGAACGCCGTACAAATTGCTGAACTGCTCGCGCGCGACTACCTAGCATGA
- the recN gene encoding DNA repair protein RecN, whose product MLRSLAIRQMAVIEALDLEFAPGLNVLTGETGAGKSILIQALALLCGAKATAELIRTDAEEATVEGVFEGVRPEGLAAHGIPAADELVVRRVIYRNGRSRAWANGANVSTAQLASLAADIVRIYGQHEQTALLRTETHRDILDVFARADCLRDRMAAAYAEWREARERAARATELGRTYAERLELLRFQAAELCQAAVSAGEELALQAEREKLRHVEKLKRLCSESEAALDSGEGSVLQITGRVAHELADAARIDPTLSETAELVSQAQTLLREAAFELRRYADRLDFDPERFTEVEDRLALIARLKRKYGCTADELPQVLSRIESEIAELEHSELDSDSLSRACAQKFEEARAVALELSRLRAEAARELEQKIGTELEALGMAKATLRVVIRDQAEYQASPGPADPGKEDEWLAAKLGPHGWDDVEFHFSANPGEEPRSLARIASGGELSRVMLALKVLAAVPSQAALWVFDEVDAGIGGTVATAVGKRLRILAERQQVLCITHLPQIAAFADHHLAVAKHVRRGRTFTSARSVTGEERVRELARMLGNAGPESERYVRELLAQTKGGPKGASRTRPNA is encoded by the coding sequence ATGCTGCGATCTCTGGCAATTCGGCAGATGGCCGTGATCGAGGCACTGGATCTGGAATTCGCACCCGGGCTCAACGTGCTGACCGGAGAAACGGGTGCGGGAAAAAGCATTCTCATTCAAGCCCTGGCCCTCCTGTGCGGGGCGAAGGCCACGGCCGAGCTGATTCGCACCGATGCCGAGGAGGCCACGGTCGAGGGAGTATTCGAAGGCGTTCGCCCAGAGGGGCTGGCCGCACACGGCATTCCGGCCGCGGACGAATTGGTCGTGCGGCGCGTCATCTACCGCAATGGCCGCTCGCGAGCTTGGGCCAACGGCGCCAATGTTTCCACCGCACAACTTGCTTCCTTGGCCGCCGACATCGTGCGCATTTACGGCCAGCACGAGCAGACGGCGTTACTCCGCACCGAAACCCACCGGGATATTCTCGATGTTTTTGCTCGCGCGGATTGTTTGCGCGATCGTATGGCGGCCGCTTACGCGGAATGGCGCGAGGCCCGCGAACGCGCTGCTCGGGCCACGGAACTCGGGCGCACTTATGCGGAGCGCTTGGAACTCTTACGCTTTCAGGCTGCCGAACTCTGCCAAGCCGCCGTTTCCGCAGGTGAAGAGCTCGCTTTGCAAGCGGAACGAGAAAAACTCCGCCACGTGGAGAAGCTGAAGCGACTGTGCAGCGAGAGTGAAGCCGCCCTGGACTCTGGAGAAGGCTCGGTGCTCCAAATCACGGGCCGCGTTGCCCATGAGCTTGCCGATGCGGCACGGATTGACCCGACATTATCGGAAACCGCCGAACTCGTGTCGCAAGCCCAAACGCTGTTGCGGGAGGCCGCCTTCGAACTGCGGCGCTACGCTGACCGCCTCGACTTCGATCCCGAGCGCTTCACCGAAGTCGAGGATCGCCTCGCACTCATTGCCCGGCTCAAGCGCAAGTATGGCTGCACTGCTGACGAACTTCCGCAAGTCCTCTCGCGCATCGAGAGCGAAATCGCAGAATTGGAACACAGCGAACTGGACTCCGATTCCCTGTCCCGCGCTTGCGCCCAAAAGTTCGAGGAGGCTCGCGCTGTGGCGCTGGAACTGTCGCGGCTTCGAGCCGAGGCCGCACGCGAACTCGAGCAAAAAATCGGCACGGAGCTGGAAGCATTGGGGATGGCCAAGGCGACGCTTCGAGTCGTCATCCGCGACCAAGCGGAATACCAAGCTTCGCCGGGCCCGGCAGACCCGGGGAAAGAGGACGAATGGCTCGCCGCGAAACTCGGGCCGCACGGATGGGACGACGTCGAGTTTCACTTTTCCGCAAACCCAGGAGAAGAGCCTCGATCGCTAGCGCGGATTGCGTCGGGCGGAGAACTCTCGCGGGTGATGCTCGCCCTCAAGGTACTCGCCGCAGTCCCTTCGCAGGCCGCGCTATGGGTATTCGACGAAGTGGATGCCGGAATTGGCGGCACAGTGGCCACGGCAGTGGGCAAGCGCCTGCGCATTCTAGCCGAACGGCAGCAGGTACTGTGCATTACACACCTGCCGCAAATTGCGGCCTTTGCAGACCATCATCTAGCCGTGGCAAAGCACGTGCGCCGCGGGCGCACGTTTACGTCCGCACGCAGCGTGACGGGAGAGGAAAGGGTCCGTGAGCTGGCTCGCATGCTGGGGAATGCCGGGCCCGAATCAGAGCGGTACGTGCGCGAACTGCTGGCACAAACGAAAGGTGGGCCCAAAGGGGCCTCTCGAACCCGCCCGAATGCTTGA
- the rtcB gene encoding RNA-splicing ligase RtcB yields the protein MAMPAAKGSELRKKCVQVGPATWEIPPDAKPGMRVPARIYATPELLAQMDDGVFEQVTNVAMLPGIVERAFCMPDGHWGYGFPIGGMAAMDPDHGVISPGGIGFDINCGMRLVRTNLVYDEIREHIRDLVDALYRRVPAGVGAHGFLKLTDDEFAEVAVQGARWCVAHGYGWPEDLERTEEGGAIPGADPSKVSRRALERGRTQVGTLGSGNHYLEIQIVKPEHIFDPEAAAVMGITKPYQVVVMFHCGSRGFGHQIASDYVQQFAPLMEKKWGIVLPDRDLACAPFRSPEGQAYFAAMKCGINMSFANRQVILHRVREVFSEVLHRDARELGLEMVYDVCHNTAKLEEHEVEGRRRKLLVHRKGATRAFAPGMPDVPAVYREIGQPVIIGGSMETGSYLLRGVPTGKQAFFTTAHGSGRTMSRHAAKRQFRGKELEQQLAARGIYVRSVSYGGLAEEAGAAYKNIDAVVAATTEAGLSLPVVRFTPVGNVKG from the coding sequence ATGGCAATGCCCGCAGCGAAAGGCTCCGAACTTCGCAAGAAGTGCGTGCAGGTGGGTCCGGCCACGTGGGAGATCCCGCCGGACGCAAAGCCGGGCATGCGCGTGCCCGCTCGGATTTACGCGACCCCCGAGCTCCTCGCGCAAATGGACGATGGGGTGTTCGAGCAAGTCACCAACGTCGCCATGCTTCCGGGAATTGTGGAGCGCGCCTTTTGCATGCCCGATGGTCACTGGGGGTACGGTTTCCCGATCGGGGGCATGGCTGCCATGGACCCCGATCACGGGGTGATCTCCCCCGGAGGTATTGGATTCGACATCAACTGTGGCATGCGCTTGGTGCGCACGAATTTGGTTTACGACGAAATCCGGGAACACATTCGCGATCTCGTAGATGCCTTGTACCGGCGAGTGCCGGCCGGAGTCGGGGCCCACGGCTTCCTCAAGCTGACCGACGATGAATTCGCCGAGGTGGCAGTGCAGGGAGCGCGGTGGTGTGTCGCGCACGGCTACGGCTGGCCCGAGGATTTGGAACGGACCGAAGAAGGGGGCGCGATCCCCGGGGCGGATCCCTCCAAGGTAAGCCGCCGCGCGCTGGAGCGCGGCCGTACGCAGGTGGGTACCCTGGGTTCCGGCAACCACTACCTGGAAATCCAAATCGTCAAGCCGGAGCATATTTTCGACCCTGAGGCTGCCGCGGTCATGGGTATCACCAAGCCGTATCAAGTCGTGGTCATGTTCCATTGCGGCAGTCGTGGCTTCGGACACCAGATTGCAAGCGACTACGTGCAGCAATTCGCCCCGCTGATGGAAAAGAAGTGGGGGATCGTACTACCGGACCGCGACCTGGCTTGCGCGCCGTTTCGCTCTCCCGAAGGTCAAGCGTATTTCGCCGCCATGAAATGCGGCATCAACATGTCGTTCGCCAACCGGCAAGTGATTCTGCATCGGGTACGAGAGGTGTTCTCCGAAGTGCTGCATCGTGACGCTCGCGAACTTGGGCTCGAAATGGTGTACGACGTTTGCCACAACACGGCCAAGCTCGAGGAACACGAAGTGGAGGGCCGGCGGCGCAAGTTACTGGTGCATCGTAAGGGCGCCACGCGCGCGTTCGCGCCTGGAATGCCCGACGTGCCCGCGGTGTATCGCGAAATTGGCCAGCCCGTCATCATTGGCGGGAGCATGGAGACCGGGTCGTACTTGTTGCGCGGCGTGCCGACGGGCAAGCAAGCATTCTTCACCACGGCGCACGGAAGTGGCCGTACGATGAGCCGGCACGCCGCCAAGCGCCAATTTCGCGGCAAAGAGCTCGAGCAGCAGCTTGCCGCTCGCGGAATTTACGTGCGCAGCGTCTCCTATGGCGGCCTCGCCGAAGAGGCTGGGGCTGCGTACAAAAACATCGACGCCGTGGTTGCCGCCACTACCGAGGCAGGCTTGAGCTTGCCGGTGGTGCGGTTTACCCCGGTCGGGAACGTGAAGGGCTGA
- the cpx gene encoding cytochrome-c peroxidase has product MRCRLCLFAVVAAVFAGAPARGESPDQLRQRALAIFAPLPPVAESKENPVTEEKVRLGRVLYYDARLSVNDKISCNSCHQLDRFGVDNEKTSPGHDGRRGDRNSPTVYNAAFQIAQFWDGRARDVEEQAKGPILNPIEMGMPSAEAVVAKLEKIPGYLPLFRAAFPGQEKPITYDNIARAIGAFERKLVTPSRFDDFLKGDNNALNEKERAGLAKFMDTGCITCHNGPLVGGAMFQKLGLVKPYPTQDPGRAKVTGNELERGFFKVPSLRNVAKTAPYLHDGSVASLPEMVKIMAEYQLGRTLADGDVQDIVAFLDALTGRIDQQYIAKPELPK; this is encoded by the coding sequence ATGCGATGCAGACTCTGTTTGTTTGCGGTCGTGGCCGCCGTGTTCGCCGGGGCACCCGCGCGAGGAGAATCGCCGGATCAGCTCCGCCAGCGGGCACTCGCAATTTTTGCCCCGCTACCCCCGGTAGCCGAAAGCAAGGAAAATCCGGTCACGGAAGAGAAGGTCCGGCTCGGACGGGTGCTGTACTACGATGCCCGCCTTTCTGTGAACGACAAAATTTCTTGCAACAGTTGCCACCAGCTCGATCGCTTCGGGGTGGACAACGAAAAAACATCTCCAGGGCACGATGGGCGCCGTGGGGACCGCAATTCGCCCACTGTATACAATGCGGCGTTCCAAATCGCCCAGTTTTGGGACGGCCGCGCGCGGGACGTGGAGGAGCAAGCCAAGGGCCCGATCTTGAACCCGATCGAGATGGGCATGCCCTCGGCAGAGGCGGTGGTCGCGAAATTGGAGAAAATCCCCGGCTACCTGCCGCTCTTCCGCGCAGCGTTTCCGGGCCAGGAGAAGCCCATTACCTACGACAATATTGCGCGTGCCATTGGGGCATTCGAGCGCAAGCTGGTGACCCCGTCGCGCTTCGACGATTTCCTCAAAGGCGACAACAACGCCCTGAACGAGAAGGAGCGGGCCGGCTTAGCCAAGTTCATGGATACAGGCTGCATTACCTGCCACAACGGGCCGCTCGTCGGTGGCGCGATGTTCCAGAAGCTCGGGCTCGTCAAGCCGTATCCCACCCAGGATCCCGGCCGAGCCAAGGTCACCGGCAATGAACTGGAACGTGGGTTCTTCAAGGTTCCGTCCCTGCGGAACGTTGCCAAGACCGCACCTTACTTACACGACGGCAGCGTCGCCTCGCTTCCCGAGATGGTGAAGATCATGGCCGAATACCAACTCGGCCGCACGCTTGCCGACGGGGATGTGCAGGACATTGTCGCGTTCCTCGATGCGCTCACAGGCCGCATCGACCAGCAATACATCGCCAAACCCGAATTGCCGAAATGA